The Huiozyma naganishii CBS 8797 chromosome 1, complete genome genome window below encodes:
- the CTP1 gene encoding Ctp1p (similar to Saccharomyces cerevisiae CTP1 (YBR291C); ancestral locus Anc_2.525) has product MSQTQKPKVDPAKSFVAGALAGAIEASITYPFEFAKTRLQLIDKTSKASRNPLVLIYNTAKAQGIGSIYVGCPAFIVGNTAKAGIRFLGFDTIKDLLRDRETGELSGTKGVIAGLGAGLLESVVAVTPFEAIKTALIDDKQATTPKYQNNGRSMLANYARLVKDEGFSGLYRGVLPVSMRQAANQAVRLGCYNKIKTSIQEYTNSPKDKPLSSGLTFVVGAFSGIVTVYSTMPIDTVKTRMQSLDSTKYTSTVNCFTTIFKEEGLKVFWKGATPRLGRLILSGGIVFTIYEKVLVVLG; this is encoded by the coding sequence ATGTCCCAAACTCAGAAACCAAAAGTGGATCCAGCGAAATCCTTCGTTGCAGGTGCCCTGGCAGGCGCGATCGAAGCCTCGATCACGTATCCGTTTGAGTTTGCAAAGACTCGACTGCAACTTATTGACAAGACGTCCAAAGCATCCAGAAATCCATTGGTTTTGATATATAATACGGCTAAGGCTCAAGGTATTGGCTCTATTTACGTTGGTTGTCCCGCATTTATTGTAGGTAATACGGCTAAAGCGGGGATCAGATTTCTTGGGTTTGACACTATCAAAGATCTTTTAAGAGATCGTGAAACTGGCGAACTCAGTGGTACTAAGGGTGTCATTGCTGGTCTGGGAGCTGGTCTGCTGGAAAGTGTCGTTGCTGTCACCCCATTTGAAGCTATCAAAACCGCTCTGATTGACGACAAGCAGGCAACCACGCCAAAGTACCAAAACAATGGTCGTTCCATGCTAGCAAATTATGCTAGACTAGTCAAGGATGAAGGCTTTTCTGGCTTGTACAGAGGTGTGTTACCTGTTTCTATGAGGCAGGCGGCAAACCAAGCTGTGAGACTGGGCTGTTACAATAAAATCAAAACTTCCATTCAAGAATATACCAACTCTCCTAAAGACAAGCCGCTGTCCTCGGGTTTGACTTTTGTCGTTGGTGCATTCAGTGGTATTGTCACAGTGTACAGTACGATGCCAATCGACACCGTCAAAACGAGAATGCAAAGTTTGGATTCGACGAAGTATACATCAACAGTTAATTGTTTTACCACgattttcaaagaggagggGTTGAAGGTGTTCTGGAAGGGTGCTACTCCAAGATTGGGTAGGTTGATACTGAGCGGTGGTATTGTCTTCACTATTTATGAGAAGGTGCTCGTTGTGCTGGGCTAA
- the TCD2 gene encoding tRNA threonylcarbamoyladenosine dehydratase (similar to Saccharomyces cerevisiae YHR003C and YKL027W; ancestral locus Anc_2.527), with product MGSENKLSTWQLIAATALASVAATKCIDLAWKSYSRQQHAFPQKRKLASAEREYDDNLYREQLARNYAFLGEDGMQRLKEQYIVVVGAGGVGSWVVTMLIRSGCTKIRVIDFDQVSLSSLNRHSCATLKDVGTSKVDCLKEHMKAVAPWCEIDAVNELWNKENGERLIFGNGKPSIVVDCIDNIDTKVDLLEYVFKQNIELISSMGASTKSDPTRINVGDITTTEEDPLARSVRRRLKQRGVTTGIPVVFSAEKPDPRKAKLLPLPEEEHSKGKVGELSALKDFRVRILPVLGTMPGIFGLTIATWIITKVSGYPMTPIEGKNRIKIYDGIFQSLAGQMTRINMPDQRVPVALKDVGYIVEEVFRGKSPVSGFSTRLTLSKWDPSKPADLQNVVLLTKEEQKEHETRVLNGGEKLEDVYPREVIDLVNKRFDEEKYYSQYR from the coding sequence ATGGGATCTGAAAACAAACTTAGTACGTGGCAATTGATAGCTGCCACTGCATTGGCCTCAGTAGCCGCTACAAAATGTATTGATTTGGCATGGAAGTCGTACTCGAGGCAACAACATGCCTTCCCGCAGAAAAGGAAATTGGCTTCAGCAGAAAGAGAGTATGACGATAACTTGTACCGCGAACAATTGGCCCGCAATTACGCATTCCTAGGTGAAGATGGTATGCAGCGGTTGAAAGAACAGTACATTGTTGTCGTAGGGGCCGGTGGTGTCGGGTCCTGGGTTGTTACTATGCTAATTAGATCAGGTTGCACCAAAATCAGAGTCATCGATTTCGATCAGGTGTCCTTGAGCTCATTGAACAGACATAGCTGTGCTACTTTGAAGGACGTGGGTACGTCTAAAGTAGACTGTTTGAAGGAGCACATGAAAGCTGTTGCCCCGTGGTGTGAGATAGACGCTGTCAATGAGctttggaacaaagaaaacGGCGAAAGATTGATCTTTGGTAATGGCAAACCAAGCATTGTCGTTGACTGTATCGATAATATCGACACCAAAGTTGACCTGCTAGAGTACGTTTTCAAGCAAAACATTGAGCTGATTTCCTCCATGGGCGCGTCAACGAAGAGTGATCCAACCCGCATCAACGTCGGTGACATCACCACTACGGAGGAGGATCCGCTGGCTCGTTCTGTAAGAAGGAGGCTAAAGCAAAGAGGTGTCACCACAGGCATTCCTGTTGTCTTCAGTGCAGAGAAACCGGACCCACGCAAGGCAAAACTATTGCCCTTaccagaggaggaacacTCCAAGGGTAAAGTAGGTGAATTGAGCGCCTTGAAGGATTTTCGTGTAAGAATTTTGCCGGTTTTGGGTACTATGCCTGGTATATTTGGTTTAACCATTGCCACATGGATTATTACAAAAGTTTCTGGTTATCCAATGACGCCAATAGAGGGGAAGAATAGAATTAAAATATACGATGGGATATTCCAATCTTTGGCAGGTCAGATGACAAGGATTAACATGCCAGACCAGCGTGTCCCTGTCGCCTTAAAAGACGTCGGTTACATAGTTGAGGAAGTTTTCAGAGGCAAGTCCCCTGTCAGCGGTTTCTCCACTAGACTTACTCTATCCAAGTGGGATCCATCGAAGCCCGCAGACTTGCAGAACGTCGTACTATTGacaaaagaggaacaaaAGGAGCATGAAACCCGTGTGCTAAATGGGGGTGAAAAGTTGGAGGATGTTTATCCACGAGAAGTGATCGATTTAGTCaacaaaagatttgatgAGGAAAAATACTACTCTCAGTATAGGTAA
- the BSD2 gene encoding Bsd2p (similar to Saccharomyces cerevisiae BSD2 (YBR290W); ancestral locus Anc_2.524), translated as MSNQNNTISGGLLDANVELDDIELAEDGVATPEGEAQASNVAETVPPTQPRPAEEIDHSGDVPNESGESTITEMLLPAAVRERATRHIDNIGRHFNILDRVFRHGRGNGNGESRGALFDGVFSNLTAKPDNNNSNQHDGQNDTPPTYDEAAADLVPSYYGMDLTSGDIYNDELCIEGLPVGNMANLIWNIIVSTSFQFIGFLITYMLHTSHAAKQGSRFGLGLTFLGYGYSMIPNNVVSKVGKHRNLDRIKPSDPNNYDDLHLNAKPSTQDNFESNLSHGIEEEKQKLPLLAVFAGLLGLFILLKSIVDFFQVKKKERRYLAQDSAV; from the coding sequence ATGAGTAATCAAAATAACACGATATCCGGTGGACTGCTTGATGCAAAtgttgaacttgatgaTATAGAGCTCGCAGAGGATGGTGTCGCGACCCCAGAGGGCGAAGCTCAAGCATCGAACGTGGCGGAGACGGTTCCACCCACACAGCCACGTCCCGCAGAAGAGATAGACCATAGTGGTGATGTACCCAACGAGAGTGGAGAGAGCACAATAACAGAGATGCTACTGCCCGCCGCCGTTAGAGAGAGGGCCACGAGGCATATAGATAATATCGGAAGACATTTTAATATTCTAGATAGAGTGTTTCGCCACGGTAGGGGGAACGGCAATGGTGAGAGCAGAGGAGCACTATTTGATGGTGTTTTTAGCAACCTGACGGCGAAGCCAGATAACAACAACTCAAACCAGCACGATGGCCAGAATGACACACCACCAACTTACGACGAGGCTGCAGCGGACTTGGTGCCATCTTATTATGGCATGGATTTGACCAGTGGTGATATTTATAATGATGAGCTGTGCATAGAAGGTTTGCCAGTGGGGAATATGGCCAATCTCATTTGGAATATAATTGTGAGCACAAGTTTCCAGTTCATTGGGTTTCTGATAACGTACATGCTCCATACGTCTCATGCGGCAAAGCAAGGGTCGAGGTTTGGGCTAGGACTCACTTTTCTTGGGTACGGGTACTCCATGATTCCAAATAACGTGGTTTCCAAAGTGGGGAAACATAGAAATCTGGATAGGATCAAGCCATCTGACCCAAACAACTATGATGACTTGCATTTGAATGCAAAGCCATCCACACAGGATAATTTCGAGTCCAACCTAAGCCATGGTATAGAGGAGGAAAAGCAAaaacttcctcttcttgCTGTATTTGCAGGTTTGCTGGGTTTGTTCATATTACTGAAGAGCATTGTCGACTTCTTCCAGgtaaagaagaaggaacGCAGATATCTAGCTCAGGATTCAGCTGTCtaa